The Pseudonocardia broussonetiae DNA segment GTGATCAGCGCGCGAAGACGCGCCCGCGCAGCAGGACCAGCGCGGGCTCGTCGAGCACCGACAGGTCGGCCCGCGGGTCGCTGCGGTAGACGACGAGGTCGGCGGGGGCGCCGGGGTGCGGGGCGGGACGGCCGAGCCAGTGGCGGGCGTTCCAGCTCGCGGCGCCCAGCGGGTCGGTGTGGCCCGCCGCGGCCAGCGCGCGCACCTCGTCGGCGATCCGGCCGTGGGCGATGCCGCCGCCCGCGTCGGTGCCCGCGTACACGGCCACCCCGGCCTCGACGGCCCGCCGCACGACGTCGCCCGCCCCGGCGTGCAGCGCGCGCATGTGCGCGGCGTACGCCGGGTACTTCGACGCCGAGTCGGCGATGCCCGGGAACGTCTCGACGTTGATCAGCGTCGGGACCAGCGCGGTGCCGCGCTCGACCATCTGCGCGATGAGGTCGTCGGTGAGGCCGGTGCCGTGCTCGATGCAGTCGATGCCCGCACCGATCAGGCCGGGCAGCGCGTCGGTGCCGAACACGTGCGCGGTGACCCGGGCGCCGGCGGCGTGGGCGGCCTCGATCGCGGCGCGGAGCACGTCGTCGGGCCAGAGCGGGGCGAGGTCGCCGACGCCGCGGTCGATCCAGTCGCCGACGAGCTTGACCCAGCCGTCGCCCGCCGCGGCCTGCTCCGCGACGAGATCGGGCAGCAGCGCGGGGTCGTCGGCGTCGATCGCCAGGCCCGGGATGTAGCGCTTGGGCCGCGCGAGGTGCCGCCCGGCGCGGATGATCTCCGGGAGGTCCTCGCGGGCCTGCAGCGCGGAGGTGTCGACGGGCGAGCCGCAGTCGCGGATGAGCAGCGTTCCGGCGTCGCGGTCGACGCGGGCCTGCGCGTCGGCCTCCTCCAGGTCGACCGGGCCGGACGGGCCCAGGCCGACGTGGCAGTGGGCGTCGACGAGGCCGGGCACGATCCAGCCGCCGTCGACGAGCGTCTCGGCGCCCGCGATCGGCTCGTCGACGAACCGCCCGTCGGGACCGACGAACAGCTCGACGGTCTCCTCACCCGGCAGCAGCACACCCCGCAGGCGGAACACGGGTCAGCGCCCCTTCGGGAACCGGAGCTTGCTCGGGTCGAACCCCGGGGGCAGCTGGTCCAGGCCCGGCGGCATCTGCTGCAGCGTGGGCGGCAGGCCCGACAGGTCGGGCATCCCGCCCCCGGCGCGCGACGGCGTCGGCCGGCCCTTGCCCTTCTTGTTCTTGCGCTTGCTCGCGAGCTTCTTCGTGGCGCTGCGCTGCCCGCCGCCGAAGCCGAACTGCCCGGCCATCTGCTTCATCATCTTGCGGGCCTCGAAGAAGCGGTTGACCAGGTCGTTGACGTCGCCGACGGCGACGCCCGACCCGTTCGCGATGCGCAGCCGGCGCGACCCGTTGATGATCTTCGGGTCGGCGCGCTCGGCCGGCGTCATGCCGCGGATGATGGCCTGCAGCTTGTCCAGGTGCCGGTCGTCGACCTGGGCCAGCGCGTGCTTCATCTGGCCCGTGTTGGCGCCGGGGAGCATGCCCAGGATGTTGCCGATCGGGCCCATCTTGCGGATGGCCATCATCTGCTCGAGGAAGTCCTCGAGCGACAGCTCGCCGCTGGCGATCTTCGCCGCGGCCTTCTCCGACTGCTCCTGGTCGAAGGCCCCCTCGGCCTGCTCGATGAGGGTGAGCAGGTCGCCCATCCCGAGGATGCGGCTGGCCATCCGGTCGGGGTGGAAGACGTCGAAGTTCTCGAGCTTCTCGCCGTCGGAGGCGAACAGGATCGGCTGGCCGGTGACCTCGCGGACGCTCAGCGCGGCACCACCGCGGGCGTCGCCGTCGAGCTTGGTGAGCACCACGCCGGTGAAGCCGACGCCGTCGCGGAACGCCTCGGCGGTGGCCACGGCGTCCTGGCCGATCATGGCGTCGACGACGAACAGCGTCTCGTCCGGCCGCACCGCGTCGCGGATGTCGGCGGCCTGCCGCATCAGCTCCTCGTCGACGCCCAGGCGGCCCGCGGTGTCGACGACGACGACGTCGTACATCTTGTCCCGCGCGTGCGCGACGCCGCGGCGGGCGACGTCGACCGGGTCGCCCACCCCGTTGCGCTCCGCGCTGCCCGGCTGTGTCTGATGACCGGCCGCTGACGCGCCCGGATGTGGGGCGAAGACGGTGGCCCCGGCGCGCTCGCCGACGATCTGCAGCTGCGTGACCGCGTTGGGGCGCTGGAGGTCGCACGCGACCAGCAGCGGCGTGTGCCCCTGGCTCTTCAGCCAGAACGCGAGCTTGCCCGCCAGCGTCGTCTTGCCGGAGCCCTGCAGGCCGGCGAGCATGATCACCGTCGGCGGTTCCTTGGAGAACCGCAGCCGCCGGGTCTCGCCGCCGAGGACGGAGACGAGCTCCTCGTTGACGATCTTGACGACCTGCTGGGCGGGGTTCAGCGCGCCCGAGACCTCGGCGCCCTTGGCCCGCTCCTTGGTGCGCGCGACGAAGCCGCGCACCACGGGCAGCGCGACGTCGGCCTCCAGCAGCGCGATGCGGATCTCGCGCGCGGTGGCGTCGATGTCGGCCTCGGAGAGACGGCCCTTGCCACGGAGGTTCGCCAGCGTGCCGGAGAGGCGCTCGGAGAGGGTGTCGAACACCCGCACGAGACTACTTGTGCGGCGGCGGTCGCTGCGGGCTCGGGGGCATCAGACCGCGTCGGGGCCGCGTTCGCCGGTGCGCACGCGCACGACCTGGTCGACGCGCGTCGTCCACACCTTGCCGTCGCCGATCTTCCCGGTGCGGGCCGCCGCGACCACCGCGTCGAGCACCCGCTCGACCACCTCGTCGTCGACCACGACCTCCACGCGGACCTTCGGCACGAAGTCGACGTTGTACTCCGCGCCCCGGTAGACCTCGGTGTGCCCCTTCTGGCGGCCGTGGCCCTGCACCTCCGACACGGTCATGCCGAGCACGCCCAGGCGCTCCAGGGCGCTCTTCACGTCGCCGAGCGCGAACGGCTTGACGATGGCGGTCACCAGGATCATCGGGGGGTCTCCTCGGTGCGGGCCGCACCCAGGGAGCGGCCGGTGGTGGTCAGGGGCGTGTAGTCGTACGCGGTCTCCGCGTGCTCGGCCTCGTCGATGCCCTCGGCCTCGACCTCGGCGTCGACGCGGAACCCGATCGTCGCGCGGACCAGCCAGGCGAGCAGGAACGACACCCCGAACGCGAACGCCGCGGTCGCGAGCACGGCCACGACCTGCTTGCCGAGCTGCGCGGGGCCGCCGCCGTAGAGCAGGCCGTCGGCGCCGGCCTCGTTGACCGCGCTCGTGGCGACGAACCCGAGCATCAGCATGCCCAGCAGGCCGCCGACGCCGTGGATCGCGACGACGTCGAGCGAGTCGTCGTAGCCCAGGCGGTACTTGAGCCGGATCGCGAGCTGGCAGACGACGCCGGCGAGCAGGCCGATGGCCAGCGCGCCGAACGTGTCGACGTACCCGCAGGCCGGGGTGATGCCGACGAGCCCGGCGATGGCCGCCGAGGCCGCGCCGAGGCTGGTGGGGCGCCCGTCGAGGCGGTGCTCCAGCGCGAGCCAGGACAGCACCGCGGCCGCCGAGGCCGTCATCGTGGTGACGAAGGCGTTGCCCGCCACGGCGCCCGCGGCCAGCGCCGACCCGGCGTTGAAGCCGAACCAGCCGAACCACAGCAGGCCCGCGCCGAGCAGCACGGCGGGCAGGTTGTGCGGGCGCATCGGCTGCTGCGGCCAGCCGCGGCGCCGGCCGAGCACGACGGCCAGGGCGAGCGCCGAGGCCCCGGAGTTGATCTCGACGGCGGTGCCGCCCGCGAAGTCGAGCGCGCCCAGGGTGTTGGCCATCCAGCCGCCGCGCTCCGCGACGAACCCGTCGAAGGCGAAGATCCAGTGCGCCAGCGGGACGTAGACCAGCACCGTCCACAGCGCGATGAACAGCGCGAACGGCCAGAACCGGGCGCGGTCGGCGACGGCGCCCGACAGCAGCGCCGCGGTGATGACGGCGAACATCAGCTGGAACATCGCGAACACCTGCAGCGGGATGCCGGCGTCGCCGCCGACGACCGTGGTGGTGTCGCGCAGGCCGGCGAAGTCGAGGTTGCCGATCAGGCCGCCCGTCGAGTCGCCGAAGGCGAGGGAGAACCCGCCGAGCACCCAGACCAGGCCGACGACGCCGAGGCAGACGACGCTCATCATCATCATGTTGAGCACGCTCTTCGCGCGGACCATGCCGCCGTAGAAGAACGCGAGCCCGGGCGTCATGAGCATGACCAGGGCGGCGCACCCCAGCAGGTACGCCGTGTTCCCGACCTGCACGCCCGACAACACCTGCACACCCGACGACGCCGTCACGGCGGTGATCGTCAGCGCCGTCTGTTACGCCTGCGTTTCCGGGTCGTGTCGTCGGGGTTGCCTCCGCAGTTCACCCGGCCGGTCACCCCGCCGCGCTCATCCTGCCGCGGCCAGCACGGCCTCCTCGATGCGGCGGCGGTCGGTCGACCGGATCGCGCCGTCGCCCGCGGGCCCGGCGAGGCAGAAGGAGTCGACGACCGAGGAGCCCAGGGTGGACACGCGCGCCCAGCGCAGCGCGGCGTCGCAGCCCTCCAGCGCGGCGGCGACGCGGTGCAGCAGGCCGATCCGGTCGGTGCCGCGCAGCTCCAGCACGACCGCGCCGGTGGCCTCGTCGTCGAACCAGAGCACCCGCGGCGGGGCGGCGGGCTCGGTCGACGCGGCCGGGGCGTAGTCGCGCTCCTTGCGCGCCAGCGCGTCGGCGAGGGTGAGGGTGCCGTCCAGGACGCGGCCCAGCGCCGTGCGCAGCACCGCCGGGTCGGGCAGGCCGCCGAAGCGGGGCGACACCGTGAACGTGAACACCGCGACCTCGCCGGTGGTCGCGAGCTCCGCCGCGTGCACCTCCAGCGAGTGCAGCGCCAGCACGCCCGCGGCCGCGGCCAGCGAGCCGCGCGCGTCGGGCACCGCGACCAGGACCGTGGCCGGGGTGTCCTCGTCGACGAACCGCACCTGCGGCCGCTGGTCGGCGAGCACCGCCGCCGCGATGCCGTCGTCGGAGCCCTCGGGCGGCAGCGGCAGGACCTCCCCCGCCATCAGCGCCCGGCTGCGCCGTGACAGGTCCCCGATCAGCGCCTTCTTCCAGGGGCTCCACACGCCGGGGCCGGTGGCGAGCGAGTCGGCCTCGGCCAGCGCGGTGAGCAGGTCCAGCAGCAGGCCGCCGGTGCCGGGGGCGCCGTCGCGCACCGCCTCGTCGAGGGTCTCGACGACCCGCGTCACGGTGGCCGGGTCCTCCAGGTCGCGGCGGGTGGCGGTGTGCGGCAGGAGCAGGTGGTGGCGGACCATCGCGCCGAGCACGGTGACGTCGGGCTCGGAGAACCCGAGCCGGCGCCCGACCTGCACCGCGAGGGACTCCCCCACCACCGAGTGGTCGCCGCCGCGGCCCTTGCCGATGTCGTGCAGCAGCGTGCCGACCAGCAGCAGGTCGGGCCGGGCGACGCGGGTGGTCAGCCGCGCGACCTGCGCGGTGGCCTCGACGAGGTGCCGGTCGACGGTCCAGACGTGCGCGCGGTCGCGCGGGGGCAGGTCGCGCACCGCGCCCCACTCCGGGAACAGGCGCCCCCACAGGCCGGTGCGGTCGAGCGCCTCGACGACGTCGACGAGCGGGCGCCCGGTGCCCAGCAGCGACAGCAGCTCGCCCAGGGCGTCGCGGGGCCAGGGCTCGCGCAGCTCGGGGGCGGTGTCGGCGAGCCGGTGCAGGGTGCCCGCGGCGACCGGGAGGCCGGTGCGGGCGGCGGTGGCGGCCACGCGCAGCACCAGCGCGGGGTCGCGCGGCGCGGCGGCGTCGCGGGCCAGCGCGACCTCCCCCGCGTGCTCGACGACCCCGGAGTCGAGCGGGCGCCGGACGGGGCTGCGCCGCAGGGCCGCGAGGCCGCGGCGGGGCAGCGCCCCCTTCGCCGAGCGCAGGCTGGTCTCGGCGCTGAACGCCACTGCCCGCGCCGCGCCGGACAACGCGCGGGCGAGCTCGAAGCGGTCGCCGATCTCCAGGACGGCGGCGACCTCGTCGGCGTCCTGGGCCCGCAGGACGTCGCGGGCGCGCCCGGCGAGGCGGTGCAGCTCGGTGCGGACGTCGAGCAGCAGCCGCTGCGCCTCCAGGACGTCGCCGCCGGGGCGGTCGACGAGCTGGGCGGCGGCGAGGGCGTCGACGAGCTGGATGTCGCGCAGCCCGCCGTGGCCGTTCTTCAGGTCGGGCTCCACGCGGTGGGCGACGTCGCCGATCTTGCGCCAGCGGCCCTGCGCGGCCTCGACGATCTCGTCGAAGCGGCTGCGGATGCCCGCGCGCCAGGCCTGACGGACGGCGTTCTGCACGGTGGAGGTGAGCGCCGGGTCACCGGCGATGTGACGGATCTCGAGCAGCCCGAAGGCCGCCCGGAGGTCGGTGGCCGCCACCTGGACGGCCTGGCCCGGCGTGCGCACGGAGTGGTCGAGGCCGATGCCGGCGTCCCACAGCGGGTACCAGAGCTGGTCGGCGAGCCGGTCGACGTCCTTGCGGCCGTCGTGCAGCAGCACGAGGTCGAGGTCGGACCACGGCGCGAGCTCGCGGCGGCCCAGCGCGCCGACCGCGACGAGTGCGGCCCGGTCGGTGATGCCGATGGAGGCGGCCCGTGAGGACAGCCAGAAGTCGTGGAGGTCGACGAGCGCGGTGCGCAGCGCCTCCGGGGACAGCCGCCGCCTGCCCTCGCCCACCTGGAGCAGCACGGCTTTGGCCCGCACCAGGTCCTGCGCGTCCCCCGCGGACGACGACACGGCGATCGCGTCGCTCACAGCGCGTCGGCGCCCCGCTCACCGGTGCGGACCCGGACCACCGTCTCCAGCGGGGTGACCCACACCTTGCCGTCGCCGATCTTGCCGGTGCGCGCGGCGGTGATCACGGCGTCGATCACCTTCTCCACCACGCCGTCGTCGACGACGACCTCGACGCGCACCTTCGGCACGAAGTCGACCTGGTAGTCGGCGCCGCGGTAGACCTCGGTGTGGCCGCGCTGCCGGCCGTAGCCCGACACCTCGCTCACGGTCATGCCGGCGACGTCGAGGGTCTCCAGGCCGGAGCGCACGTCGTCCAGGGCGAAGGGCTTGACGATCGCCGTCACGAGCATCATCTCGGGGTTCTCCGATCGGTGACGAACCGGACACTAAGGGGGGAAGGCGCCGGGCCCGCCGCTCCTCGACGAGGTGCGGCGGGCCCGGGACGAGCGGTCGAGCTCAGATCGCGTCGGTGCCGCGCTCGCCGGTGCGGACCCGGATCACGCTCTCGACGGGGGTGACCCAGACCTTGCCGTCACCGATCTTGCCGGTGCGGGCGGCCTCGACCACCGCGTCCACGACCTTCTCCGCGAGGGTGTCGTCGGCGACGACCTCCACCCGGACCTTGGGCACGAAGTCGACGGAGTACTCCGCACCGCGGTAGACCTCGGTGTGGCCCTTCTGCCGCCCGTAGCCCTGCACCTCGCTGACCGTCATGCCCAGGACGCCGATCTGCTCCAGCGCCCCCTTGACGTCCTCGAGGACGAACGGCTTGACGATCGCCGTGACCAGCTTCATCGCTCAGACCTCCTGACCGGCGGTGGCCGGCTCGTGGTCGCGCGCCGACTGGGTCGACGCCCCCGCGGCCGGGCGCAGGTTGCCGCCGCCCCGCAGGGTCGAGAAGTCGTAGCCCGACTCCGCGTGCTCGGTCTCGTCGATGCCCGTGGCCTCGTCCTCGTCGGAGATGCGCAGGCCGATCGTGAACTTCAGCGCGAAGGCGATGATCGCCGTGCCGATGCCGGAGTAGGCGAGCACCGCGAGCGCCCCGACGGCCTGGCGCCAGAGCTGGTCGACGCCGCCGCCGTAGAGCAGGCCGTCGACGCCGGCCGCGGAGTCGGCGGTGGCGAAGAAGCCGATGAGCAGCGTGCCGGCGAGACCGCCGACGAGGTGGACGCCGACGACGTCGAGCGAGTCGTCGAAGCCGAAGCGGAACTTCAGGCCGACGGCCAGGGCGCACAGGACGCTGGCGATGGCACCGACCGCGATGGCGCCCAGCGGCGACACCGAGGAGCAGGCCGGGGTGATCGCGACGAGGCCCGCGACGACGCCGGAGGCGGCACCGAGGCTCGTGGGGTGACCGTCGCGGAAGCGCTCGACGAGCAGCCAGGCGATCATGGCCGCCGCGGTGGCGACGATGGTGTTGAGGAAGGCGAACGCCGAGATGGCGCCCGAGCCGACCGCGGAGCCGGCGTTGAAGCCGAACCAGCCGAACCACAGGATGCCGGCGCCGAGCATGACCAGCGTGAGGTTGTGCGGGCGCATGGGCTCGCGCGGCCAGCCGCGGCGCTTGCCGATGACGATCGCGAGGACCAGCGCGGCGATACCGGCGTTGATGTGGACGGCCGTGCCGCCCGCGAAGTCGATCGCGGCGAGGTCGTTGGCGATCCAGCCGCCCGCACCCGCGGTGACGTCGTCGAAGGCGAAGACCCAGTGCGCGACGGGGAAGTAGATGACCGACACCCAGATGCCGGCGAAGACCAGCCAGGAGCCGAACTTCATGCGGTCGGCGACCGCACCCGAGATCAGGGCGACGGTGATGATCGCGAACGTGGCCTGGAAGCCGACGAACACCAGGGTCGGGATCGTGCCGACCAGCGGGACGGCCACCTCGGCGCCGGTCTCGGCGTCGGCGAGGTAGGTGCCCGCGGTGAGGCCCTGCAGGCCGGCGAACTGCGCCGGGTCACCGACGATGCCCGCGTCGCCGACGCTCGTGCCGAACGTCATCGAGTAGCCGTAGAGCACCCACAGGACGCCGACCAGGCCGACCGAGGCGAAGCTCATCATCATCATGTTCAGCACGCTCTTGCTGCGCACCATGCCGCCGTAGAACAGCGCGAGTCCCGGTGTCATGAGCAACACCAGGGCCGTCGCCGTCATCATCCAGGCGGTATCGCCGGTATCGGGCACTCCAGGCACGTCGACTCCTTCCCGTCTGCGCCGCGCTCCGTCCGGAGTGGACGGGTTCCGCGGCTGGTGCGGGAACTATCGGATCGGCGTGTTTCCGTCGTCCTCCACCGGTGTTTCGGCGACGTGAACGAGGCCCCCTCGCGAGTTACATCCGCATGACGCGTCAGCTCAGCAGGGCGTCGACGTAGGCGGCGGGCTCGAACGGCGCCAGGTCGTCGGGGCCCTCGCCGAGCCCGACGAGCTTCACCGGAACCCCGAGCTCCCGCTGGACGCGGAAGACGATGCCGCCCTTGGCGGTGCCGTCGAGCTTGGTCAGGACGATGCCGGTGACCTTGACGACGTCGCCGAACACCCGCGCCTGCGTCAGCCCGTTCTGGCCCGTGGTGGCGTCGAGGACGAGGAGCACCTCGTCGACCTCGGCCTGGCGCGACACGACCCGCTTCACCTTGTCGAGCTCGTCCATCAGGCCGGTCTTGGTGTGCAGCCGGCCCGCGGTGTCGAGCAGCACCACGTCGGCGCCCTCGCCGGCGCCGCGCTTGACGGCGTCGAACGCGACGCTCGCCGGGTCGGCCCCCTCGGCGCCGCGCACGACGGTCGCCCCGGCCCGCTCGCCCCAGGTGACGAGCTGCTCGGCGGCGGCGGCGCGGAACGTGTCGGCCGCGCCGAGCACCACCCGGTGCCCGCCCGCGACGAGCACCCGTGCCAGCTTGCCGGTGGTCGTGGTCTTGCCGGTGCCGTTGACGCCGACGACGAGCAGCACCGCGGGCCGCCCGTCGTGGGGCAGCGCGCGGACGGAGCGGTCGAGCTCGGGGCGCAGGGCCTCGGTGAGGACGTCCTTGAGCAGCTGGCGGGCCTGCTCGGCGGTGCGGACGCCGCGGGCCGCCAGCTCGGTGCGGAGCCGGTCGATCAGCTCGGCGGTGGTCTCGGGGCCGAGGTCGGCCTGCAGGAGGGTGGCCTCGACGTCCTCCCACGACTCCTCGTCCAGCTCCCCCGCGCCGAGCAGGCCCAGCAGTCCCTGGCCGAAGCCGGAGCGGGAGCGGGCGAGGCGGCCGCGGAGGCGCTCGAGCCGGCCGCCGGGTGGGGCGATCTCCTCGGTGGGGGTCGGGGCCGGGGTGGTGGGGGCCGGGGTCGTGTCGGTCGGGGGTGTGGTCGGTGTCGTGGTCGGGGGTGTCGCGGTTGGTGTCGCCGTCGGGGGCGTCGCCGTCGGTGTCGCCGTCGGGGGCGTCGCCGTCGGGGCGCTCGGCGCGGTCGGGGCCGAGCCGTTGGTGGACGGGACCGGGGTCGCCGTCGGGGGCCGCTCGGTCGTCCGGGGCGGTTCGGTCGTGGGGGCCGAGGGGGCCGTCGGAGCCGTCGGAGCCGACGGGGCCGTCGGGGCCGACGACGTCCCCAGCGGCGGCATGGGGGTGGCCGTCGTCGGCTCGGCGTCGACGGGGCGCTCCGCCTCGGGGCGGGTGGTGGTGTCGAGCCCGGGGGTGACGTCGGCCGGGGGCGCGGTGGCGGCCGGCGGCTCGACCGGCGGCGCGGACGGGGTGGCAGCACCGGTGCCGGGGGCGAACGAGAACCCGCCGCCGGCCTGGTAGGTGCCACCGCGCGGCTTGGGCTTGGCGGCCTCGTCGGCGCGCTCCAGCTCCTCGGCCTGGCGCAGGCTGATGCGGCGGCGGTTGCGGAGCACCAGCCCCACGACGAGGGCGATGAGCACGACCGCAGCCACGACCGCGACGACGATCCACAGGGTCTCCGGGGTCACCCGACCAGCCTGTCATGCCCCGGCCGAGCCCACCGGCCCCGGCACCCCACCCACCGTGATCGTCGGAAGTGCACCACCACGGCCCCCGTCACGGCCCTGCCGTCGCACTCCCGACGATCATCGGCCGGTGATCGCCGGAACCGCACCACCACGGTCCCCCCGACGACCCCCACGTGACACTCCCGGCGATCACCGGCACGACCCGCCCCCGCCCGCCCGCCGCCACGCGTCCCCGCCCGCCGCTCACTCACCCCGCCCGCCGCTCACCCACCCGCCCGTTGCAGGAAGGCCACCTTCACGCCACGAACCGTCCACAAGGTGGCCTTGCTGCAACTCGGGCCGCGCCACCCCGGACCGCGCCACCCCGCGCCGTCCCCGCCCGAACACCACCCCAGCCCGGCCCAACCCCCAGAAACAGGTCGTGAGCGCCAACCGTGCCCCCAGCCACGGTTTCCGCTCACGGGCTCTCAGCTCGCCGGCCTCAACCGCTGGCTGATCACCGTCGTGATCCCGTCCCCCCGCATCGCCACGCCGTACAGCGCGTCGGCGACCTCCATCGTCGGCTTCTGGTGCGTGATCACGATGAGCTGGCTGGTGGCGCGCAGCTCCTCCATCAGGCTGATCAGGCGCCGGAGGTTGACGTCGTCGAGGGCGGCCTCGATCTCGTCGAGGATGTAGAACGGCGAGGGGCGGGCGCGGAAGATCGCGACCAGCAGGGCCATGGCCGTCAGCGACCGCTCCCCGCCCGACAGCAGCGACAGCCGCTTGACCTTCTTGCCCGGCGGGCGGGCCTCGACCTCGACCCCGGTGGTCAGCATGTCCTCGGGGTCGGTGAGCACGAGCCGGCCCTCGCCGCCGGGGAACAGGGTCTCGAAGACCACCGTGAACTCGCGCGCCACGTCCTCGTACGCCTGCGCGAACACCTCGAGGATCTTGTCGTCGACCTCGCGGACGACGGTGAGCAGGTCGCGGCGGGTGTTCTTGAGGTCCTCGAGCTGCGTCGACAGGAACCGGTAGCGCTCCTCCAGCGCCGCGAACTCCTCCAGCGCGAGCGGGTTGACCCGGCCCAGCAGCGCCAGGTCCTTCTCCGCGCGGGCCGCCCGGCGCTCCTGCGTGGCGCGGTCGTAGGGCATGGCGGGCGGGGCGGTGACGTCCTCGCCCCGCTCGCGCGCCGCCTCGTACTCCGCGACCTCGGCGAGCGAGGCGGGCACCGGGGCGTCCGGCCCGTACTCGGCGACGAGGTCCTCGACGCCCAGGCCGTGGTCGGCCAGCACCTTCTCCGTGACCTGCTCGAGGCGCAGCCGCGACTGCGCGCGCAGCACCTCGTCGCGGTGCACGGCGTCGGTCAGCTTCTCCATCAGCGCGGTGAGGCGCTGCGCGGTGAGCCGGACCTCGCCGAGCTCGCGCTCGCGCGCGTCGCGGGCGGCGGCGGCCGCGTCGCGCTCGGCCGCGGCGACGGCCAGGGACTGCGCGATCCGCGCGCACGCCACCTCCCCCGCCTCGACGACGAGCGCGGCCACCGCGGCCCCGCGCTCCCGCGCCTCCCGGGCGGCCGCGGCGCGCTCGCGGGCC contains these protein-coding regions:
- a CDS encoding amidohydrolase family protein produces the protein MFRLRGVLLPGEETVELFVGPDGRFVDEPIAGAETLVDGGWIVPGLVDAHCHVGLGPSGPVDLEEADAQARVDRDAGTLLIRDCGSPVDTSALQAREDLPEIIRAGRHLARPKRYIPGLAIDADDPALLPDLVAEQAAAGDGWVKLVGDWIDRGVGDLAPLWPDDVLRAAIEAAHAAGARVTAHVFGTDALPGLIGAGIDCIEHGTGLTDDLIAQMVERGTALVPTLINVETFPGIADSASKYPAYAAHMRALHAGAGDVVRRAVEAGVAVYAGTDAGGGIAHGRIADEVRALAAAGHTDPLGAASWNARHWLGRPAPHPGAPADLVVYRSDPRADLSVLDEPALVLLRGRVFAR
- a CDS encoding [protein-PII] uridylyltransferase — protein: MSDAIAVSSSAGDAQDLVRAKAVLLQVGEGRRRLSPEALRTALVDLHDFWLSSRAASIGITDRAALVAVGALGRRELAPWSDLDLVLLHDGRKDVDRLADQLWYPLWDAGIGLDHSVRTPGQAVQVAATDLRAAFGLLEIRHIAGDPALTSTVQNAVRQAWRAGIRSRFDEIVEAAQGRWRKIGDVAHRVEPDLKNGHGGLRDIQLVDALAAAQLVDRPGGDVLEAQRLLLDVRTELHRLAGRARDVLRAQDADEVAAVLEIGDRFELARALSGAARAVAFSAETSLRSAKGALPRRGLAALRRSPVRRPLDSGVVEHAGEVALARDAAAPRDPALVLRVAATAARTGLPVAAGTLHRLADTAPELREPWPRDALGELLSLLGTGRPLVDVVEALDRTGLWGRLFPEWGAVRDLPPRDRAHVWTVDRHLVEATAQVARLTTRVARPDLLLVGTLLHDIGKGRGGDHSVVGESLAVQVGRRLGFSEPDVTVLGAMVRHHLLLPHTATRRDLEDPATVTRVVETLDEAVRDGAPGTGGLLLDLLTALAEADSLATGPGVWSPWKKALIGDLSRRSRALMAGEVLPLPPEGSDDGIAAAVLADQRPQVRFVDEDTPATVLVAVPDARGSLAAAAGVLALHSLEVHAAELATTGEVAVFTFTVSPRFGGLPDPAVLRTALGRVLDGTLTLADALARKERDYAPAASTEPAAPPRVLWFDDEATGAVVLELRGTDRIGLLHRVAAALEGCDAALRWARVSTLGSSVVDSFCLAGPAGDGAIRSTDRRRIEEAVLAAAG
- a CDS encoding P-II family nitrogen regulator; protein product: MMLVTAIVKPFALDDVRSGLETLDVAGMTVSEVSGYGRQRGHTEVYRGADYQVDFVPKVRVEVVVDDGVVEKVIDAVITAARTGKIGDGKVWVTPLETVVRVRTGERGADAL
- a CDS encoding ammonium transporter; the protein is MTASSGVQVLSGVQVGNTAYLLGCAALVMLMTPGLAFFYGGMVRAKSVLNMMMMSVVCLGVVGLVWVLGGFSLAFGDSTGGLIGNLDFAGLRDTTTVVGGDAGIPLQVFAMFQLMFAVITAALLSGAVADRARFWPFALFIALWTVLVYVPLAHWIFAFDGFVAERGGWMANTLGALDFAGGTAVEINSGASALALAVVLGRRRGWPQQPMRPHNLPAVLLGAGLLWFGWFGFNAGSALAAGAVAGNAFVTTMTASAAAVLSWLALEHRLDGRPTSLGAASAAIAGLVGITPACGYVDTFGALAIGLLAGVVCQLAIRLKYRLGYDDSLDVVAIHGVGGLLGMLMLGFVATSAVNEAGADGLLYGGGPAQLGKQVVAVLATAAFAFGVSFLLAWLVRATIGFRVDAEVEAEGIDEAEHAETAYDYTPLTTTGRSLGAARTEETPR
- a CDS encoding ammonium transporter; translated protein: MMTATALVLLMTPGLALFYGGMVRSKSVLNMMMMSFASVGLVGVLWVLYGYSMTFGTSVGDAGIVGDPAQFAGLQGLTAGTYLADAETGAEVAVPLVGTIPTLVFVGFQATFAIITVALISGAVADRMKFGSWLVFAGIWVSVIYFPVAHWVFAFDDVTAGAGGWIANDLAAIDFAGGTAVHINAGIAALVLAIVIGKRRGWPREPMRPHNLTLVMLGAGILWFGWFGFNAGSAVGSGAISAFAFLNTIVATAAAMIAWLLVERFRDGHPTSLGAASGVVAGLVAITPACSSVSPLGAIAVGAIASVLCALAVGLKFRFGFDDSLDVVGVHLVGGLAGTLLIGFFATADSAAGVDGLLYGGGVDQLWRQAVGALAVLAYSGIGTAIIAFALKFTIGLRISDEDEATGIDETEHAESGYDFSTLRGGGNLRPAAGASTQSARDHEPATAGQEV
- a CDS encoding P-II family nitrogen regulator, coding for MILVTAIVKPFALGDVKSALERLGVLGMTVSEVQGHGRQKGHTEVYRGAEYNVDFVPKVRVEVVVDDEVVERVLDAVVAAARTGKIGDGKVWTTRVDQVVRVRTGERGPDAV
- the ffh gene encoding signal recognition particle protein, with protein sequence MFDTLSERLSGTLANLRGKGRLSEADIDATAREIRIALLEADVALPVVRGFVARTKERAKGAEVSGALNPAQQVVKIVNEELVSVLGGETRRLRFSKEPPTVIMLAGLQGSGKTTLAGKLAFWLKSQGHTPLLVACDLQRPNAVTQLQIVGERAGATVFAPHPGASAAGHQTQPGSAERNGVGDPVDVARRGVAHARDKMYDVVVVDTAGRLGVDEELMRQAADIRDAVRPDETLFVVDAMIGQDAVATAEAFRDGVGFTGVVLTKLDGDARGGAALSVREVTGQPILFASDGEKLENFDVFHPDRMASRILGMGDLLTLIEQAEGAFDQEQSEKAAAKIASGELSLEDFLEQMMAIRKMGPIGNILGMLPGANTGQMKHALAQVDDRHLDKLQAIIRGMTPAERADPKIINGSRRLRIANGSGVAVGDVNDLVNRFFEARKMMKQMAGQFGFGGGQRSATKKLASKRKNKKGKGRPTPSRAGGGMPDLSGLPPTLQQMPPGLDQLPPGFDPSKLRFPKGR
- a CDS encoding P-II family nitrogen regulator, which gives rise to MKLVTAIVKPFVLEDVKGALEQIGVLGMTVSEVQGYGRQKGHTEVYRGAEYSVDFVPKVRVEVVADDTLAEKVVDAVVEAARTGKIGDGKVWVTPVESVIRVRTGERGTDAI